GTGAAGCTCAGCCCGCACTCAGGGCATTTGTGGGGTCTCTCCCCAGTGTGGAGCTTCTTGTGCTGGTTGAGGTTGGAGCGGCGACTGAAGCACTTCCCACAGTCAGAGCAGAGATAGAATTTCTCGGGTTTGTGCACCAAGCTCTGCTTTCGGAGCTTGGTGCTGTCACCGAGTTTTATCCCGCTGTCGGGACACTTGCAGCACTTCTCCAGCTGGTGGGAAGCGAGGTCAGAGCTGTCATCAAAGCTTTTCCCACACTCGGGACACTTGTGGGGCTGCTCCACCACGTGCAGCTGCTGGTGTTGGCTCAGGCTGTTGCTACAGTCAAAGGTTTTCCTGCAGTTGGCACACTCGTACGTCCGCCCTTCAACACGGATACTTGGATGGCCGCCTGACTCCTTGGGATCCTCCAAAGTGCCTTCAGGAgcatccagctcctcctgcccttgcCCAGGGCATGGCTCCACTTCTGCCTGCTCTTTTAGGGCCTCATCCTGCTTGGGATCCTGGCACGCAGCCCCTTCCTCCGTCCTCACGCTGGGGCCATTTGCTTCTGCCTGCTGGGAGTCAACTGGTTGGGGCTTCTCCTCTTTGTGGCCACCAGCACCTGTTGGTGGAGAACAGGAACGAGATGGGAGTTGGCCCACAGAAAATCAAGGGTCTCCACATCCCATTGACCTTCACATTCCATTAACCTTCCCGTCCCATTGACCTTACCCACCCCATTGACCTTCCCATCCCATTGACCTTCCCCCTCCATTGaccttcccatcccactgaccTTCTCATCCCATTCaccttcccatcccactgaccTTCCTATCCCATTGACTTTCCCATCCCACTGACCTTCCCATCCCATTGACTTTCCCATCCCATTGACCTTACCATCACATTCACCTTCCCACCCCATGCACCTACCCATGCCATTGATCTTCTCATCCCATTGAAATTCCCACCCCATTCACCTTCCCACCTcatgcacagccccagctcaaCCCACAGAGGTTCTCAAGGATAGACCCATTATGGGGAATGGAGCTTTGCTCATGGGTACGTGCGGGACCTTAGGATAACAGCATGGGAACCATTTTCTGTGCATGGTTCCATTCTCCCTCTTCCCACAATTCATGACCAGGATGCAGGAAAGGTTTATCCAGGGAAGGGAGAAATTTGGAGGAGAAAACACATATTTTGAGTAAAGGGTGGTTACCTGGTGAGGCCGTGgtctcagagctgctctgctgggtgtCCTGCAATGGAGAATCCTGATGGTCAACCTTCTCCACAAGATGGACCTTTTTATGCGCGTTACAGCGGAAGTTCTGGGTGAAACCCTTCCCGCACACAGGGCACTTGTAGGGTTTCTCACCCGTGTGCACCGTCTTGTGGCGGACAAGGTCGGAGCTCTTGCGGAAGCTCTTCCCGCAGTCCCGGCACTCGTAGGGCCTCTCACCTGTGTGGACGCGGCGGTGCATGATGAGGTATTGGTGGCGGGCGAAGCGCTTCCCGCAGTCGGGGCACACATAGGGCTTCTCTTCAGTGTGCACAGACTGGTGGGCGATGAGGTGGGAGCTCTGGATGAATTTCTTCCCGCAGCTCAGGCACTTGTAGGGCTTCTCTCCCCGGTGGAGCATCTCGTGGATGAGCAGCGGGGAGCTGTCGTTGAAGCCCTTCCCACACTCAGAGCACTTGTAGGGCCGCTCGCCCGTGTGCAGGCGCTGGTGACGGACCAAGTTATGCCTCCAGTTGAACGTTGTCCCGCACTCGTTGCATTTATATGCTCCCTTCCTGCGTTTGGCTTTCACCCGTGGCTTTCTTTCACCACCTGTGCTTCCCTGCTCGCCTTCTTGCAACCCCTGCCTGGCTTCGTGTCCTTCCCAGCTTTCTGAGCCTTCGCCgtgccccagctcctcctcatCATCTTCTATCACCACGATGTCTTCCCCCACCTGCACATGCACTGTGTGCCTCGccttcccattttccttcttgctCATCCTTCCCATCCCTGCGGCAACAGAGAGAAGACCTTGATGCAGCCGTGCCCGCTCCTGCGACACACATCCTTCCAGGCGCTCACTGAATCCCTCCCCAAGCCTGCCATGCCACagcttcccccaccccatcccctccgTCCTCACCCCTCCACCcccttaaattttttttttttttttaggggggggcTCAACCCACCTGCAAGGTGTGCTTCGCTCCACACCCGCCCCGACACGCCGTTCATGATGCAAACGCGTGGCGGAGGGGGGATGCATGAAACCAACCCGTTCCCAATGGGATGGGGGGTCAGGGAGTCCTGGAGGACCCCAACCCTGTTCCGCCACCCCCCTGCTttgcacccccagaccccctctccccagctctccacCCTCCCCCGCTGCAGCCTCCGCTCGCCCTTGTCCCAGCCCCTTCCTGTGTCTCTGCACACCCAACCGGGCTGCAACTGGCCCcgagcagtgctgcagagggGGCTGCGGTCatgagggggctgcgggggggccgggcaTCCTCCCTGCTTTGCTTTATCCCATGCACAAAGCCAGGCGGGAGAGCAGCTCCAGGGGGGAGAATCCTTCAGTGTGCAGCCCCCATCGGGGCTTCCTGAAAATTTTGGTAAAGAAATGAATTTAAGTGACAGCTTGCATCTCACACGGGGTTTGCATTGGTGTCTGCAAATTGAATTTGCTGTTCGGGCTGGATTTCgtgatattttgcttttaaaagaggCTCACAAGGGATGTCAGGGCAAGGGGGGGTGATACCAAATTCCAtgaaaccaaaagcaaaataacaggAGGCCTCAATTGGAGAAGCCAAAATGTGGTTGGGCTTGTGGAAATTAAACCTTGAGTTCAGTTTATTGGGAtgaaacaggagaagaaatcccCCTGGGTTTGCAGGTGAGGAAATGCTGGTACTGACAGAGATTTGCTCTCATGGAGATGTTCTTTAGGATAGCCAGAGCACGGGGTAAGGCTGGTTTCGAGCTGGGAATTTTGTCATCGTGATTTCTAAAGCTGGTTGACTTGTTCTTGGATGTTTTACCCAGAGATGGGCTTGGGTTGCACACCAGCATGGGGTGGCACGGGTGGGATAAAGCAATTCCCTGACCCACAGGCTGCatctcctccccttccctggaaGGGCCAGAGTGGGTAATTGGCAAGGAAACTCATCAggattttattaaatataagaATACATAAGGCAGTTAAGgcaaaaataagagaaagaggaaaaaaaaaaaagaaggaggaaaaagacaaagaaataacGTTCCCCTCTTTGCTCACTACAGAAGGTACAAAAGCTGGCTTCTGCCGGGGAGCAAGAAGAAAATCCCCTAAATGCTTGAGATTTCACGAACTAACAGCGCCCATGAGGTTTAACCTCAGCCTGAAGCCAAGACAAGGAGAACATCACTGAAATCAGTCTTTctggccccaaaatgcccaACGAGGTCACTAAGATGGGACTTGTGTTGGCTCCTCATCCTtgtcctcatcctcctcctcctcctcgtcctcatcctcatcttctgCCATTTCTTGTTCCACCTAGTCTTTGggatttccctttcccttcttgcTCGTCCTCCCCATAGCTGTGGGGATGAGaaccctgcctgcagctgtgccCACTAAAaagttggatttgatgatcttagaggtttTTTCCGACctaaaattctgtgattctgtggaaaTCCTGCAGGAGGGCTTGGCCATCCAGCTCCACATGGAGAAGGTGTGGGGTGGAGGGCCTGCCCCACACCTGGACCTCAAGCCCTGCTCCACCACCTGGTgttgctcctgcatgggctctcccctcccccccccccccccaaaaaaaaaaaaaaaaaactcctggggctcagccccacattTGCTGCTTGATTTGGGACATCAGCATCCactgaaaaaagggagaaaggggggaaaggggggaaaaaggagtaaaatgggggggcaagggagaaaaataggggggaaggggaggaaaggaggaaaagagagggagagaggaggggaaatggTGAATAGgatgggaaaagggaaggaaaaggaggaaaaggaggggaagggggaaagggaagggaaagggaagggaaagggaaggaaagaggggtgaaaagggggagaagagaggaaaagcgaaggaaaaggggggaacaaggaggggaaaaggaggaaaaatggggggaaactgggtaaaaaaggaggggaaagtgAGGGAAAAGGggtaaaaggggaaaaggaggggaaggggagaaaggaaaaaaggtaaaaggaggggaaaagcagaagaaaggggggaaaaggtagggaaaagggtaaaaaaaatagagagggaaaggggggaaagaggggaaaaggagagaaaaagagggaaaaggaaggtaagggtggaaaagggaaggaaaaggaggggaaaagggaggaaaaggggaaaaagaggggaaaaggaggggaaaagggtgggaaaagggaaaaaacggAGGGAAAAGGGGGCAAAGGAAGGGACAAGGGGGGcggaagaaggaaaaagggggcaaaggaggggaaaaaggggtaAAAGGGTGCGAAATGGGtttggggtggaggggggcAACCCCTCTGCTtgcccccagggatgggggctCCCCCCAGTCTCCACCACCCCCTCACCGGTCCCCGTCGTCCTCCGCCGCTCGCCCTTGTCCCAGCCCCTTCCTGTGCCCCCGCAGCAGCAACCGGGCTGCAACCGGCCCCGAGCAGCACTGCGGGCACGGGGGGGAGGGTACAGAGGGGGCCAGGCATCCTCCCCGCTTTGCTTTATCCCGTGCACAAAGATCCCTGGGGAGCATCCCTTGGGTGAGCATCCCAACAGCGCTTTCTCGCTTTTGGgttaagaaagggggaaaaccGACATCCgcggagctttttttttttttttttttttgggggggggggtggggggaagtgGGATCTTTGTAACGGAGGGATGCTCCAAATTTCTTGCGTGGAGCTGAACGTGGAATAAACAGAACTGCCATAATCAAAGAGCTTGGGAGACGTGTTTGGGATTTAAGGGGATCCTCCAGCAAGGTTTGTCTCCAGCATTTAGAGTTCAGAATTGGGAAGGGTTTGGATCGAGGTGGTCAttggggagaagggaaagacCCCCTAGACCCCATCCTCTCTCATTTAATGACATTGTGCAAACACCATCGGGCAATAGCTGAGCCATCCCCACGTTATCAGCACTCACAAACCAAATCCACATCAGCAGGGGGCCGCCAGGAGAAAAATTCTGCAGCAAAACACGTGAAAGTGAATATTTGTGTCGAAACAGAGTGATGTTTTTTGCGCTGAGTGGAAAGAGGAGGACGCTATGTTGGAGGGAAGT
The DNA window shown above is from Anser cygnoides isolate HZ-2024a breed goose chromosome 35, Taihu_goose_T2T_genome, whole genome shotgun sequence and carries:
- the LOC106049665 gene encoding zinc finger protein 665-like isoform X2, with amino-acid sequence MNGVSGRVWSEAHLAGMGRMSKKENGKARHTVHVQVGEDIVVIEDDEEELGHGEGSESWEGHEARQGLQEGEQGSTGGERKPRVKAKRRKGAYKCNECGTTFNWRHNLVRHQRLHTGERPYKCSECGKGFNDSSPLLIHEMLHRGEKPYKCLSCGKKFIQSSHLIAHQSVHTEEKPYVCPDCGKRFARHQYLIMHRRVHTGERPYECRDCGKSFRKSSDLVRHKTVHTGEKPYKCPVCGKGFTQNFRCNAHKKVHLVEKVDHQDSPLQDTQQSSSETTASPGAGGHKEEKPQPVDSQQAEANGPSVRTEEGAACQDPKQDEALKEQAEVEPCPGQGQEELDAPEGTLEDPKESGGHPSIRVEGRTYECANCRKTFDCSNSLSQHQQLHVVEQPHKCPECGKSFDDSSDLASHQLEKCCKCPDSGIKLGDSTKLRKQSLVHKPEKFYLCSDCGKCFSRRSNLNQHKKLHTGERPHKCPECGLSFTNTSHLIVHYRIHTGERPYRCHECGKGFTMSTKCLKHERTHTGETPYRCSKCGNCYRTKISLMSHMRMHMH
- the LOC106049665 gene encoding zinc finger protein 708-like isoform X1; protein product: MPTKPPAKQKKPAEATLMLRVRQDLLLEKQPEVTPAEPHRGTTLQAPGLREDLRPVLRPGHPPPHPQGRAAVRVLYCGMGRMSKKENGKARHTVHVQVGEDIVVIEDDEEELGHGEGSESWEGHEARQGLQEGEQGSTGGERKPRVKAKRRKGAYKCNECGTTFNWRHNLVRHQRLHTGERPYKCSECGKGFNDSSPLLIHEMLHRGEKPYKCLSCGKKFIQSSHLIAHQSVHTEEKPYVCPDCGKRFARHQYLIMHRRVHTGERPYECRDCGKSFRKSSDLVRHKTVHTGEKPYKCPVCGKGFTQNFRCNAHKKVHLVEKVDHQDSPLQDTQQSSSETTASPGAGGHKEEKPQPVDSQQAEANGPSVRTEEGAACQDPKQDEALKEQAEVEPCPGQGQEELDAPEGTLEDPKESGGHPSIRVEGRTYECANCRKTFDCSNSLSQHQQLHVVEQPHKCPECGKSFDDSSDLASHQLEKCCKCPDSGIKLGDSTKLRKQSLVHKPEKFYLCSDCGKCFSRRSNLNQHKKLHTGERPHKCPECGLSFTNTSHLIVHYRIHTGERPYRCHECGKGFTMSTKCLKHERTHTGETPYRCSKCGNCYRTKISLMSHMRMHMH
- the LOC106049665 gene encoding zinc finger protein 665-like isoform X3; amino-acid sequence: MGRMSKKENGKARHTVHVQVGEDIVVIEDDEEELGHGEGSESWEGHEARQGLQEGEQGSTGGERKPRVKAKRRKGAYKCNECGTTFNWRHNLVRHQRLHTGERPYKCSECGKGFNDSSPLLIHEMLHRGEKPYKCLSCGKKFIQSSHLIAHQSVHTEEKPYVCPDCGKRFARHQYLIMHRRVHTGERPYECRDCGKSFRKSSDLVRHKTVHTGEKPYKCPVCGKGFTQNFRCNAHKKVHLVEKVDHQDSPLQDTQQSSSETTASPGAGGHKEEKPQPVDSQQAEANGPSVRTEEGAACQDPKQDEALKEQAEVEPCPGQGQEELDAPEGTLEDPKESGGHPSIRVEGRTYECANCRKTFDCSNSLSQHQQLHVVEQPHKCPECGKSFDDSSDLASHQLEKCCKCPDSGIKLGDSTKLRKQSLVHKPEKFYLCSDCGKCFSRRSNLNQHKKLHTGERPHKCPECGLSFTNTSHLIVHYRIHTGERPYRCHECGKGFTMSTKCLKHERTHTGETPYRCSKCGNCYRTKISLMSHMRMHMH